The following are encoded together in the Lactuca sativa cultivar Salinas chromosome 1, Lsat_Salinas_v11, whole genome shotgun sequence genome:
- the LOC111914925 gene encoding ras-related protein RABE1a, which produces MAAPPARARADYDFLIKLLLIGDSGVGKSCLLLRFSDGSFTTSFITTIGIDFKIRTVELDGKRIKLQIWDTAGQERFRTITTAYYRGAMGILLVYDVTDESSFNNIRNWIRNIEQHASDNVNKILVGNKADMDESKRAVPTSKGQALADEYGIKFFEASAKTNMNVEEVFFSIARDIKQRLSETDTKTEPQTLKINQQDQAGGTSESAQKSSCCG; this is translated from the exons ATGGCCGCTCCACCGGCTAGAGCTCGAGCGGATTACGATTTCCTCATCAAACTTCTCTTAATCGGCGACAGCG GTGTTGGTAAGAGTTGTCTCCTTTTACGATTCTCAGATGGTTCCTTCACCACTAGTTTCATTACAACTATAGG TATCGATTTCAAGATAAGAACAGTTGAGCTTGATGGAAAAAGAATCAAACTGCAAATCTGGGACACTGCTGGCCAAGAGCGATTCAGGACAATCACAACTG CTTATTACCGTGGAGCCATGGGTATTCTGCTAGTATATGATGTCACCGATGAATCATCCTTCAACA ACATCAGGAATTGGATCCGGAACATAGAACAACATGCATCTGACAATGTAAACAAGATACTGGTTGGCAACAAGGCTGACATGGATGAAAGCAAAAGG GCTGTTCCTACCTCAAAGGGTCAGGCACTTGCTGATGAATATGGCATCAAATTCTTTGAGGCT AGTGCAAAAACAAATATGAATGTGGAAGAGGTCTTCTTCTCTATAGCTAGAGACATAAAACAGAGACTCTCCGAAACTGACACGAAGACTGAG CCTCAAACCCTTAAGATTAACCAACAAGACCAGGCAGGAGGAACTTCTGAATCGGCTCAGAAATCATCATGCTGTGGCTAA